The sequence below is a genomic window from Mycobacterium heidelbergense.
TAGAACATGGCCTCGGTGACTTTCGAGCGAGCGACGCGGCGCTATCCGGGAACGGATCGACCGGCCCTGGATGGCCTCGATCTGGACGTCGGCGACGGCGAGTTCGTCGTCCTGGTCGGGCCGTCCGGCTGCGGCAAGACGACCTCGCTGCGGATGGTGGCCGGACTGGAAACGCTGGACTCCGGGCGCATCCGGATCGGCGACCGCGATGTCACCAGCGTCGATCCCAAGGACCGCGACGTGGCGATGGTCTTCCAGAATTATGCGCTCTACCCGCACATGACGGTCGCGCAGAACATGGGCTTTGCCCTCAAGATCGCAAAAACGTCGAAGGCCGAGATCCGCGACCGGGTCCTGGACGCGGCGAAATTGCTTGACCTACAACCGTATCTGGATCGCAAACCCAAAGAACTCTCCGGCGGGCAGCGCCAGCGGGTGGCGATGGGCCGCGCGATCGTGCGTCGCCCGCACGTCTTCCTGATGGACGAGCCGCTGTCCAATCTCGATGCCAAATTGCGGGTGCAAACCCGCAACCAGATCGCGGCGCTGCAACGACAGCTCGGCACGACGACCGTGTACGTCACCCACGACCAGGTCGAGGCCATGACCATGGGCGACCGCGTCGCGGTCCTGCGCGACGGTGTCCTGCAACAGTTCGCGGCGCCGCGCGAGCTGTACCGCAATCCCGACAACGTCTTTGTCGCCGGATTCATCGGGTCTCCGGCGATGAACCTGTTCACCCTTCCGATCGTCGATTCCGCCGTGTCGCTCGGGGATTGGCCGATCAGGCTGCCGCGCGAGATCGCGGGCTCGGCGAGTGAGGTCGTCGTCGGGGTCCGTCCCGAACATTTCGAGCTGGGCGGCCTCGGCGTGGAAATGGAGGTCGACGTGGTCGAGGAGCTCGGGGCGGATGCCTACCTGTATGGCCGGATCACCGGCTCCGGCAAGGTGATCGATCAGCCCGTCGTTGCGCGCGCTGACGGGCGTCACCCGCCGGAGAAGGGCAGCCGCGTGCGGCTGCACCCAGAACCCGGCCACCTGCACTTCTTCGGCACGGACGGTCTCCGAATTGGTTGAGCAACGCCCGAGCATGAGCGCCGCGCGCGCCGACCTGGTGTGCGAAGGCGGCGGCGTCCGGGGGATCGGGCTGGTCGGGGCGGTGGATGCGCTGGCCGAAGCCGGCTACCGATTCCCCCGCGTCGCGGGCAGCAGCGCGGGCGCGATCGTCGCGTCGCTGGTGGCCGCGCTGCAGGTGGCCGGTGAGCCGCTGACCCGGCTCGCCGAGGTGATGCGCACCATCGATTATCGGAAATTCTTGGACCGCAACATGATTGGGCGACTGCCGGTGATCGGCGGGGGACTGTCGTTGCTGGTGTCCGACGGCGTCTATCGCGGGGCCTACCTCGAACGGCTGCTGGCCGGGCTGCTCGGCGACCTGGGCGTGCGGACCTTCGGCGACCTGCGCACCGGCGAAGGGCCCGAGCAGTTCGCCTGGTCGCTGGTGGTGACCGCCAGCGATCTCTCACGGCGCCGGCTGGTTCGCATCCCGTGGGACCTCGGCTCCTATGGCATTGACCCGGACGGCTTTTCGGTGGCGCGCGCCGTGCACGCCTCGTCGGCGATTCCGTACGTGTTCGAGCCCGTGCGGGTGGCCGGCGCCACCTGGGTCGACGGCGGGTTGCTGTCGGACTTTCCGGTGGAGCTCTTCGACCGGGCGAACCCGCGCTGGCCAACGTTCGGGATCCGGTTGTCGGCCCGCCCCGGCATTCCTCCCACCCACGCCGTGCACGGGCCGGTGTCGTTGGGAATCGCCGCGATAGAAACACTGGTCAGCAATCAGGACAACGCCTACATCGATGACCCCTGCACCGTTCGGCGCACCATCTTTGTGCCCGCCGACGAGGTGAGCCCGATCGACTTCGACATCACCGCCGAACAACGCGAGGCCCTCTATCGGCGCGGATCGCAAGCGGGCCAGCAATTCCTGCGGACGTGGAACTACGCGGACTTCCTCGCGGCCTGCGGCGGTCCGGTCACGCCGACGTCGTGAGCGGCCCGAGCCATCGGGGCGTGGCAAAAACCTAGCCGCGTGCGCGGCCCATCGCGTCCAGGCGGCGTTTGACGCGCGCGATGTCATCCTGCGAGGGCATGTCGTTGGTGATGTGGGTGATCGCCACGCCGACGTCGGTGGCGCTGATCGGCCGGCGGCCGTGCATCACGAGCCCGCTTGTGATGGCGCTGATCTCGTCGCTGGAGGCGCGCCGGTGCGACAGCGCCGCCAGCGGCACGTAACCGGTCGTCGGCATGCCGTTCGGGTAGCCGGCCCGCAAGAAAGCGACAATGCTCGAAACCCAATGGGACAGGTCCATATATCCACCTCGCTAACCGCCACACGCTAAGCACTAGCGGCATTTAGCAACGTAGCATCGGCAACGCCATCAGCCCGGTAAGACAACGCAGTTACTTGCAATTTATTTATGGAATATTCAGACATATGCCTGAATTCTTAGCGCTTTGCCTCGCTTCGAATTTCGTGATCGCCGGTCGCGGCGCGCCGTAACGATATTCGGCCGCAAGGCTTTCCTAGTATTGCCGGGTGGATCGCTACGGAACCGACGTTCTGGCCGCGGGGCGGCGCAAGCCCCGCTCGACCGAGCACCCCGCCGAACTCGGCCTGGTCGTCGAGGACGCGGAGACCGGCTATGTCGGCGCGGTGGTGCGAGTCGAATACGGCCGCGTCGACCTGGAGGACCGGCACGGCCACACCCGTGGCTTTCCGCTCGGCCCCGGATACCTGCTCGAAGGCCGCCCGGTCATCCTCACCGCGCCGCGCCGCCCGGCGCCACCCACGGCGGGCAGGACGGCGTCCGGTTCGGTCGCGGTTCCGGTCGCCCGCGCCAGGATCGCCCGGACCAGCCGGATCTATGTCGAGGGCCGCCACGACGCCGAACTCATCGCCCAGGTCTGGGGCGAGGACCTGCGGGTCGAGGGTGTCGTCGTCGAGCACCTCGGTGGCGTGGACGACCTGGCGGGCATCGTCGCGGAGTTCGCCCCCGGTCCCGGACGCCGGCTGGGTGTGCTCGTCGACCACCTCGTCGAGGGCTCGAAGGAGGCGCGGATCGCCGAGGCGGTGCGGCGGGGGCCCGGCGGCCCGGACACCCTGGTGGTCGGTCACCCCTATGTCGACATCTGGCAGGCCGTCAAGCCGCAGCGGCTTGGCCTGGCGGCCTGGCCGGCGGTGCCGCGGCACATCGAGTGGAAGCACGGCGCGTGCGCGGCGCTCGGCCTGCCGCACGCCGACCAGGCCGACATCGCCAGGGCTTGGCGCCGCATCCGCTCGCGGGTGCGCGACTGGAACGACCTGGAACCGGCGCTCATCGGCCGCGTCGAGGAGCTCATCGACTTTGTGACCCAACCCGGCCCGTGACAAGCCCCGGCGCTTAACGGAGACCCGTAGTTAGGCTAGGCTAAGTCGACGGTCCCTCGTGGGACAGGAATCGGGTGCATGCAGGGCGTATTCGGCGTTTTTATCAGCACGTTCCTCATCGGCTTACGCGAGGGCCTGGAGGCGACGCTTATCGTGAGCATCGTCGGCGCCTTCCTTCGGCGAAACGGCCGGACGACCCGCCCGATGTTTGCCGGCGTCGCGTGGGCCGTGCTGCTCAGCGTCGCGGTGGGCGTCGGCCTGGATCTGTTCTCGGCGAGCCTGCCGCAGGCCCGGCAAGAGATGATGGAGACGGTCATCAACGCCATCGCCGTGGTGTTTGTGACCTCGATGATCATCTGGATGAACCGCAACGCGGCGCACCTCAAGGGCGAACTCGAGCGCGAGGCCCAACGGGCGCTCAACCGCGGCAGTGCGATCGCCCTGGTCGGCATGGCGTTTCTCGCGGTCCTCAAGGAGGGTTTTGAGACGTCGGTGTTCTTGCTGGCGGCCGCGGAGACGTCGCACGGCAACCGGTGGTTCGCCGTGTTGGGCGGCGCGCTGGGGATCGCGGCGTCGATCGCGCTGGGCGTCGGCCTGTACTACGGCGGCCTGAAGCTCAACCTCGGCCGGTTCTTCCGCGTCACCGGGGTGTTTTTGGTGCTGATCGCCGCCGGGCTGGTGGTCGGCGCGCTGCGCACGGCGCACGAGGCGGGCTGGGTGAGCATCGGCCAGAAGCAGCTGCTCGACCTCTCCGCGTGGATACCGAGCCAGTCCGTGCTGGGCGCGGTGATCGCCGGGGTGTTCGGCATACCCGCCGACCCGCGCCTCATCGAGGTGCTGGGATGGCTGCTGTACGCGGTGCCCGTGCTGGTGGTCTTTCTGTGGCCCGCTCGACTCGCGGCGGCGCCGCGAACCCGGCGCCGGCTACTGGTGGCCACCTCGGC
It includes:
- a CDS encoding ABC transporter ATP-binding protein, with the translated sequence MASVTFERATRRYPGTDRPALDGLDLDVGDGEFVVLVGPSGCGKTTSLRMVAGLETLDSGRIRIGDRDVTSVDPKDRDVAMVFQNYALYPHMTVAQNMGFALKIAKTSKAEIRDRVLDAAKLLDLQPYLDRKPKELSGGQRQRVAMGRAIVRRPHVFLMDEPLSNLDAKLRVQTRNQIAALQRQLGTTTVYVTHDQVEAMTMGDRVAVLRDGVLQQFAAPRELYRNPDNVFVAGFIGSPAMNLFTLPIVDSAVSLGDWPIRLPREIAGSASEVVVGVRPEHFELGGLGVEMEVDVVEELGADAYLYGRITGSGKVIDQPVVARADGRHPPEKGSRVRLHPEPGHLHFFGTDGLRIG
- a CDS encoding patatin-like phospholipase family protein codes for the protein MSAARADLVCEGGGVRGIGLVGAVDALAEAGYRFPRVAGSSAGAIVASLVAALQVAGEPLTRLAEVMRTIDYRKFLDRNMIGRLPVIGGGLSLLVSDGVYRGAYLERLLAGLLGDLGVRTFGDLRTGEGPEQFAWSLVVTASDLSRRRLVRIPWDLGSYGIDPDGFSVARAVHASSAIPYVFEPVRVAGATWVDGGLLSDFPVELFDRANPRWPTFGIRLSARPGIPPTHAVHGPVSLGIAAIETLVSNQDNAYIDDPCTVRRTIFVPADEVSPIDFDITAEQREALYRRGSQAGQQFLRTWNYADFLAACGGPVTPTS
- a CDS encoding DUF3349 domain-containing protein; this encodes MDLSHWVSSIVAFLRAGYPNGMPTTGYVPLAALSHRRASSDEISAITSGLVMHGRRPISATDVGVAITHITNDMPSQDDIARVKRRLDAMGRARG
- a CDS encoding DUF3097 domain-containing protein, producing MDRYGTDVLAAGRRKPRSTEHPAELGLVVEDAETGYVGAVVRVEYGRVDLEDRHGHTRGFPLGPGYLLEGRPVILTAPRRPAPPTAGRTASGSVAVPVARARIARTSRIYVEGRHDAELIAQVWGEDLRVEGVVVEHLGGVDDLAGIVAEFAPGPGRRLGVLVDHLVEGSKEARIAEAVRRGPGGPDTLVVGHPYVDIWQAVKPQRLGLAAWPAVPRHIEWKHGACAALGLPHADQADIARAWRRIRSRVRDWNDLEPALIGRVEELIDFVTQPGP
- the efeU gene encoding iron uptake transporter permease EfeU codes for the protein MQGVFGVFISTFLIGLREGLEATLIVSIVGAFLRRNGRTTRPMFAGVAWAVLLSVAVGVGLDLFSASLPQARQEMMETVINAIAVVFVTSMIIWMNRNAAHLKGELEREAQRALNRGSAIALVGMAFLAVLKEGFETSVFLLAAAETSHGNRWFAVLGGALGIAASIALGVGLYYGGLKLNLGRFFRVTGVFLVLIAAGLVVGALRTAHEAGWVSIGQKQLLDLSAWIPSQSVLGAVIAGVFGIPADPRLIEVLGWLLYAVPVLVVFLWPARLAAAPRTRRRLLVATSAVLLGVAAALAIMVPSQGSAPGVRARTVTDRAGRTAEVSLVSGPQGRALALTPEGGANARSIPLAAAGDQTLDGVWVRAWQATAAAAGDGPATVTLGELLDMSGGRLPVGVSAARTPGPFHARWAATTVYTVLARGDVVVSAQATSNRTAVLTGGGLAGPKTVSVGALPTDWSTAGAEDQSTAAEIAAGERNRAEGRLWNAWLPLVLAGFALACVLGAITSARGDRARAEPERKAIDRDSYRPGKVPVP